From Novipirellula galeiformis, the proteins below share one genomic window:
- a CDS encoding FliG C-terminal domain-containing protein: MTAAHQTGANREASLRRVAIVLSSLPSSVALGLLNSFDDAMKQSLRRTMTSLADVDPLERQRALQAFKGSLESQQDQATRSHSDDGDEVMLRGRGDTNPTLSSAVMKRELGNDPNLESNSNTALSFLGDAEDDVLVGVLDGEHPQAVALVLASISPAQAARILPQLDASVQKDALSRIGRLNDVPEEAVQELASHLRNRVQQSLRSQRKPGSQSTGQRALNAILAAMPSPKQASPTTPHAPLATSPAEPFVHSSNARVTSASAGVNRIAEHQAQTESATVHPDRFERSEIHSLRIAPESTTAESSSTETVHQQLISLAPHDLCQALGQVETRQAMLTLCGLPKHVAEAALRVLPRAYAKQVRHQMSRIQSLELREIDEAKSAVAAVSLKLNGSAAASSAKTTTLAA; encoded by the coding sequence ATGACTGCCGCTCACCAAACCGGAGCCAATCGGGAAGCCTCGCTACGACGAGTTGCCATCGTTTTGAGTAGCTTGCCAAGCTCCGTTGCCCTGGGGCTATTAAACAGTTTTGACGATGCAATGAAGCAATCATTGCGACGAACCATGACGTCGCTGGCCGATGTCGATCCGCTGGAACGTCAACGGGCACTCCAAGCATTCAAGGGCTCTCTCGAATCGCAACAAGATCAAGCGACGCGGTCCCACTCCGATGATGGAGATGAGGTGATGCTGCGTGGGCGCGGCGATACAAACCCAACGTTATCGAGCGCAGTCATGAAGCGGGAATTGGGTAACGATCCCAATCTCGAGTCGAATTCCAACACGGCACTTTCGTTTTTGGGGGACGCCGAAGATGACGTGCTTGTCGGTGTCCTCGATGGCGAGCATCCCCAAGCGGTCGCATTGGTGTTGGCCTCGATTTCCCCCGCCCAAGCTGCTCGGATCCTGCCCCAACTCGACGCCAGTGTGCAGAAGGATGCGTTGAGCCGAATCGGGCGACTCAACGACGTTCCCGAAGAAGCGGTTCAAGAACTCGCATCCCATCTACGCAATCGAGTTCAGCAAAGCCTGCGTTCGCAGCGAAAGCCAGGTTCGCAATCGACCGGCCAACGCGCCCTGAACGCAATTTTGGCTGCGATGCCATCCCCCAAACAAGCTTCACCTACAACGCCACACGCTCCGCTTGCGACTTCCCCGGCCGAACCGTTCGTCCACTCCAGCAACGCCCGGGTGACATCGGCGAGCGCCGGCGTCAATCGAATCGCCGAGCATCAAGCCCAAACCGAATCTGCAACGGTTCACCCCGACCGTTTCGAGCGAAGCGAAATTCATTCACTTCGCATTGCCCCGGAGAGCACTACTGCGGAATCATCGTCAACCGAAACGGTTCATCAGCAACTCATCTCGCTCGCCCCACACGATTTGTGCCAAGCGTTAGGGCAAGTGGAAACCCGCCAGGCGATGTTGACACTGTGCGGTCTTCCCAAGCATGTCGCGGAAGCGGCTTTGCGAGTTTTACCGCGAGCCTATGCCAAACAGGTTCGCCATCAAATGAGTCGCATCCAATCGTTGGAGTTGCGAGAAATCGACGAAGCGAAATCGGCCGTCGCCGCCGTTTCACTGAAATTGAACGGATCGGCCGCCGCGTCGTCCGCAAAGACCACCACGCTGGCGGCGTAA
- a CDS encoding flagellar hook-length control protein FliK, protein MSDSRSTSSTAAVSRTPSPNRLRSLGSAPSALDVSQGIVDAFADVFAQMATINAPANPPRQPKDSSAAESSESTVTTADTEEAEHDEAATAKLPHEIDPDLAAFAIASESMSAESIAADPTSSESSAPQQDEDAAATALALAEASSDAATPNDAVTPNDAVTPSDAVASSDAVASSDVPTINVVTVAAEPETAQATPETPPPVVEHPAAATAPASESTPPAAATGLASDPTSDQGHEQRNSSSEQDAAEPSPTLTDGHQSDQEASAAETDSTNHPAASSPETGSRSERHSGETRARRRDHFGPVNGGNQANPASAESASQANNASAVESAAAGAAAAGITEAVAPPEPPRNAATTAPAAQQAVDAISSSTAAAAAAATRTSSNANPTKTNTASNAAKDASGAISAATTTTSPSDATKKQTDKAGNSSATDLISRAKLIQRVSRAFQHLGPDGGHVRLRLAPAELGTVRLEMHIKSSKIQTRVVAETEAAAAALRENLPELRARLQSQGLQIEQLSVEVEKDPQSGERSYSGNQSGAEQGGAGYSSDRWQSPRQSPRPRPTQDHGAIVGRGPINTPQIASQSAGVDVKL, encoded by the coding sequence ATGAGCGATTCACGCTCCACATCCAGCACCGCTGCCGTATCGCGAACGCCCTCGCCGAACCGTTTGCGTTCCCTGGGGTCAGCCCCCTCTGCGCTCGATGTCTCGCAAGGCATTGTCGACGCCTTTGCCGACGTCTTTGCTCAAATGGCAACGATCAATGCGCCGGCAAATCCGCCTCGCCAGCCCAAGGATTCCTCCGCAGCCGAATCATCCGAGTCGACCGTAACCACCGCCGACACCGAGGAAGCCGAGCACGATGAGGCGGCGACCGCGAAGCTACCCCACGAGATCGATCCTGATCTAGCGGCATTTGCGATCGCCTCCGAATCCATGTCCGCCGAATCCATCGCCGCCGATCCCACGTCGAGCGAATCCAGCGCACCGCAGCAAGACGAAGATGCCGCCGCGACGGCACTTGCCCTCGCCGAAGCGTCGAGCGATGCTGCGACACCCAACGATGCCGTGACACCCAACGATGCCGTGACACCGAGCGACGCCGTGGCATCGAGCGACGCCGTGGCATCGAGCGACGTTCCCACAATCAATGTGGTCACCGTCGCCGCCGAACCCGAGACCGCCCAAGCGACCCCCGAGACACCCCCGCCGGTCGTCGAGCATCCCGCGGCAGCAACCGCACCGGCGTCGGAATCGACGCCGCCCGCCGCCGCCACAGGACTGGCTTCGGACCCGACTTCCGACCAGGGTCACGAGCAACGAAACTCCTCGTCCGAGCAAGACGCTGCGGAGCCATCCCCAACGCTCACCGACGGACACCAGAGCGATCAGGAAGCGTCTGCCGCAGAGACGGATTCCACGAATCACCCCGCGGCATCATCACCCGAAACGGGATCACGCTCCGAGCGGCATTCCGGCGAAACGCGTGCACGGCGACGCGACCATTTTGGCCCGGTCAATGGTGGCAATCAGGCCAACCCTGCGTCCGCCGAATCCGCCTCACAGGCCAACAACGCGTCGGCGGTCGAATCAGCTGCCGCCGGTGCAGCGGCGGCCGGAATCACGGAAGCCGTCGCGCCGCCCGAACCGCCTCGCAACGCAGCCACCACCGCTCCTGCTGCACAACAAGCGGTGGACGCGATCTCAAGTTCGACAGCCGCCGCAGCAGCCGCAGCGACGCGAACCTCGTCAAATGCCAATCCGACAAAGACCAATACCGCCAGCAACGCAGCAAAAGATGCCAGCGGAGCGATCTCGGCAGCGACCACAACCACATCCCCTTCGGATGCGACGAAGAAACAAACCGATAAGGCAGGCAACTCATCCGCAACCGATTTGATTTCGCGGGCCAAATTGATTCAACGCGTGAGCCGTGCGTTCCAGCATCTCGGTCCCGACGGCGGTCACGTGCGGCTGCGTTTGGCACCCGCAGAACTCGGAACGGTGCGTTTGGAAATGCACATCAAATCGAGCAAGATTCAAACGCGTGTGGTCGCCGAAACCGAAGCCGCAGCGGCCGCGCTGCGTGAGAACCTTCCCGAACTGCGAGCCCGCCTGCAGTCCCAAGGTCTTCAAATCGAACAGTTGTCGGTGGAAGTCGAAAAGGATCCCCAATCAGGAGAGCGATCCTATAGCGGCAACCAATCCGGAGCGGAGCAGGGCGGGGCAGGGTACTCGAGTGATCGATGGCAATCACCCCGCCAATCGCCTCGTCCCAGACCCACGCAAGATCACGGGGCAATCGTGGGTCGTGGACCAATCAACACGCCGCAGATCGCTTCGCAAAGCGCCGGCGTGGACGTAAAGCTGTAG
- the fliE gene encoding flagellar hook-basal body complex protein FliE, protein MKPISSLAPPPRPVNPFGTLSSPQPDGTSKVPKSGIDSFAKLLSDQVGNVNSMQNNADGMVHSLLTGADVNEAEVLTAVQKADLAFRMLLQVRNKLIEAYREVQQIQI, encoded by the coding sequence ATGAAACCCATCTCCTCACTCGCACCGCCCCCACGTCCGGTCAATCCGTTTGGGACCCTTTCGTCGCCGCAACCCGACGGCACGTCGAAGGTTCCCAAAAGCGGGATCGATTCGTTTGCCAAGCTATTGTCCGACCAAGTCGGGAACGTCAACTCCATGCAAAATAACGCCGATGGCATGGTCCATTCGTTGTTGACGGGCGCCGATGTGAATGAAGCCGAAGTATTGACAGCCGTGCAAAAAGCCGATCTTGCGTTTCGCATGTTGCTGCAAGTTCGCAACAAATTGATCGAAGCCTATCGCGAAGTCCAACAGATCCAAATCTAA
- the flgC gene encoding flagellar basal body rod protein FlgC — MIRSIDISTSALVAQRTRLNAITGNIANMSSLTDETGAANPYRAREVVFQTDDSLTTTGASGVKVAEIKTSEADHRYRYQPNHPLAIQEGQWKGYVAYPNIDMTTQMVDAMETTRAYEANVGVMEISKNLSRETLTILA; from the coding sequence ATGATACGATCCATCGACATCAGCACCTCGGCGTTGGTCGCTCAGCGCACCCGACTCAACGCGATCACGGGCAACATTGCCAACATGTCCTCGTTAACCGATGAAACCGGAGCCGCGAACCCGTATCGCGCTCGTGAAGTGGTCTTCCAAACCGACGATTCATTGACGACGACCGGGGCTTCGGGCGTCAAAGTCGCCGAAATCAAAACGAGCGAAGCCGATCATCGCTATCGCTATCAACCGAATCACCCTTTGGCGATCCAAGAGGGCCAATGGAAAGGCTATGTCGCCTATCCCAATATCGACATGACCACGCAAATGGTCGACGCGATGGAGACGACGCGAGCCTACGAGGCGAACGTCGGTGTGATGGAAATTTCCAAGAACCTCAGTCGCGAGACGTTGACCATTCTCGCCTAG
- a CDS encoding flagellar basal body rod protein FlgB, with translation MLGIFKSTTIPALEQSLTFSERRHELLAGNIANLDTPGYRSRDLDEADFQNALAESIDNAQRGNANDRVGTVTRDDLYAGPRAASEQVVFHDGSDVSLESQITEIAKNQHLHGLAITTMRSQFSLLRAAITERA, from the coding sequence ATGCTTGGCATTTTCAAATCCACTACGATTCCGGCGCTTGAGCAATCGTTGACGTTCTCCGAACGTCGTCACGAATTGCTTGCCGGGAACATCGCCAACCTCGACACGCCGGGTTACCGCTCGCGTGACTTGGATGAAGCGGATTTTCAAAACGCACTGGCCGAATCGATCGATAACGCTCAACGAGGCAACGCCAACGATCGCGTCGGGACGGTGACCCGCGACGACCTTTACGCCGGTCCACGAGCCGCGTCCGAACAAGTCGTCTTTCACGATGGCAGCGATGTATCACTGGAAAGCCAAATCACCGAAATTGCCAAGAACCAACATTTGCATGGACTGGCCATCACCACCATGCGAAGCCAGTTTTCCCTGTTGCGTGCGGCCATTACCGAACGCGCTTAG
- a CDS encoding beta-cystathionase, with amino-acid sequence MNVFNQSVEQIRETFTAMPMQSRMITLLLVVAIAIGLGFLVRGSGTSNLEVLFGGRVLGEQELDSVELAFSSAGLNEWEREGRRIRIPKANRAAYLAALQASASLPISLRSNVQAAIESNSAFDSSEQRNSREMHAKEQDLGSKIAAFSDIKWASVEHDRGERFGLSRARPQSASVVVAPEGTDPLPRQRIQMIKDLIRGSFAGMSSDDVVVIDTNASGMMDFNEDSDPLANKRREEEARYEQKVRKQLGGYGPDVRVAVYAEIDPTMDIQKTVLKYDSERTTLTDRSRKVDSQSNRPLNQGVPGTVPNAIGNRAASLEENAQTTKLKEDERESMGVAGQQYENSRVASLQVKRVRVSISLPQSYYQHVWAQNNLRDNPDLKVNEIPPMRTADLDKLRLDVKSNIQKAVTPLLPEVNAGESKIELVEVTDYLNLPEPEMPEPETAKIAMTWLAQSWQTIALIVLATVALFVARGAIRGSGDGVPTEFNEGFGLELPTPPAVAEAETDPVDTMEITGGTLKDELASIVENNPEVAANVIRNWVGAA; translated from the coding sequence ATGAACGTCTTCAACCAATCCGTAGAACAGATCCGTGAGACATTCACTGCGATGCCAATGCAATCGCGAATGATCACGTTGCTGTTGGTCGTTGCGATTGCGATTGGCTTGGGTTTTCTCGTTCGCGGTAGCGGGACCTCCAACCTCGAAGTTTTGTTTGGGGGCCGCGTGCTCGGTGAACAAGAGCTTGATTCGGTCGAATTGGCTTTCAGCAGTGCGGGGTTGAACGAATGGGAACGCGAGGGTCGACGCATCCGGATTCCTAAAGCAAACCGTGCCGCCTACTTAGCTGCGTTGCAAGCATCGGCGTCCTTGCCGATTTCACTGCGTAGCAACGTGCAAGCTGCAATCGAGAGTAACAGTGCATTCGATTCAAGCGAACAACGCAATTCGCGGGAAATGCACGCTAAAGAACAAGATCTCGGCAGCAAGATTGCCGCGTTCTCGGACATCAAATGGGCCAGTGTCGAACACGACCGGGGAGAGCGTTTCGGATTGAGCCGGGCGCGGCCGCAATCGGCGAGCGTGGTCGTTGCCCCCGAGGGTACGGACCCGCTACCGCGACAACGCATCCAAATGATCAAGGATCTGATCCGCGGCTCATTCGCAGGCATGTCGAGTGACGATGTCGTGGTGATCGACACGAATGCATCGGGCATGATGGACTTCAATGAAGACAGCGACCCCTTGGCGAACAAGCGACGTGAAGAAGAAGCTCGTTACGAACAAAAGGTACGTAAACAACTCGGTGGCTACGGTCCCGATGTGCGTGTCGCGGTATACGCTGAGATTGATCCCACCATGGACATTCAAAAGACGGTCCTCAAGTACGATTCCGAACGCACCACGTTGACGGATCGTTCGCGGAAAGTCGATTCCCAAAGCAACCGTCCCCTCAACCAAGGAGTGCCTGGGACGGTCCCCAATGCCATCGGCAATCGGGCAGCCAGCTTGGAGGAGAACGCTCAAACGACAAAGCTAAAGGAGGATGAGCGGGAGAGCATGGGAGTGGCTGGCCAACAATACGAAAACTCGCGAGTCGCTTCGTTGCAAGTCAAACGAGTTCGCGTGTCGATTAGTTTGCCGCAAAGCTATTACCAACACGTTTGGGCACAAAATAATTTGCGTGACAATCCCGATTTAAAGGTCAACGAAATACCGCCGATGCGAACCGCCGATCTCGACAAATTGCGGCTCGACGTAAAAAGCAACATCCAAAAAGCGGTCACTCCGCTTTTGCCCGAAGTGAATGCGGGGGAAAGCAAAATTGAATTGGTCGAGGTCACGGACTACCTGAACTTGCCTGAACCGGAAATGCCTGAGCCGGAAACGGCCAAAATCGCGATGACGTGGCTTGCTCAATCGTGGCAAACGATCGCATTGATCGTGTTGGCGACGGTCGCCCTGTTCGTTGCCCGCGGTGCGATCCGTGGCTCCGGCGACGGCGTCCCCACGGAATTTAACGAAGGCTTTGGACTCGAATTGCCCACCCCTCCCGCGGTCGCGGAGGCCGAGACGGACCCCGTCGATACGATGGAGATCACCGGCGGAACCTTGAAAGACGAATTGGCTAGCATTGTGGAAAATAATCCCGAAGTCGCAGCCAATGTAATCCGCAACTGGGTCGGTGCCGCTTAA
- a CDS encoding FliI/YscN family ATPase: MSATRFQYKINPPKIHHAAAATRIIDEAVTHQITGRIAAVRGDAIELEGITAPIGAICEVCPGTPNRRLARVIGFQGVRPIIAPLETMAPIAAGDKVRLVGGALNLRAGASLCGRVIDALGRPIDNKPLPEDLIPVESNRMAPESLDRPPIDTPLQTGVRAIDAMLTCGKGQRLGIFAGSGVGKSTLLGMLARGSSADRIVICMVGERGREVQEFIQRCLGEEGLRRSVVVVATSDRPAAQRIAATWTATAIAESFRDEGKDVLLLMDSVTRLAMAQRELGLASGEPPTTRGYPPSVFNLLPQVVERAGRTNLGSITAFYTVLVEGDDHNEPIADTLRGLLDGHIVLSRDLAAQAQWPPIDVLQSLSRLQTHLISPATLKAASAARRYLSDYKKNADLISIGAYRNGSDPNVDRAISMREPLKRFLSQDSGDIAPMEQSLAVLEALITSQVGLNPQNAAAPHSPPANPQPGSAPSAS; this comes from the coding sequence ATGAGTGCGACACGATTCCAATACAAAATCAATCCACCCAAGATTCATCACGCTGCGGCTGCCACGCGCATTATCGACGAGGCGGTGACGCATCAGATCACCGGGCGGATTGCTGCGGTCCGTGGGGATGCGATTGAATTGGAAGGAATCACGGCGCCGATCGGCGCGATTTGCGAAGTGTGTCCCGGCACCCCCAACCGAAGACTCGCGCGGGTGATCGGATTCCAAGGCGTACGGCCGATCATCGCTCCCCTCGAAACGATGGCTCCGATCGCCGCGGGTGATAAAGTCCGATTGGTGGGCGGGGCATTGAACTTGCGTGCCGGTGCATCACTTTGTGGACGTGTGATCGACGCGTTGGGACGACCGATCGATAACAAACCGCTCCCCGAGGATCTGATTCCGGTGGAGAGCAATCGGATGGCACCGGAATCGCTTGACCGGCCCCCGATCGACACGCCGCTACAAACCGGCGTCCGCGCGATCGATGCAATGTTGACCTGCGGAAAGGGACAACGCTTAGGAATTTTCGCAGGCTCGGGTGTGGGAAAAAGCACGCTTTTAGGAATGCTTGCACGCGGATCGAGCGCGGATCGCATCGTCATTTGTATGGTCGGTGAGCGAGGCCGCGAGGTGCAAGAGTTCATCCAACGATGCCTCGGCGAAGAGGGACTGCGTCGCAGCGTGGTCGTGGTCGCCACCAGCGATCGGCCCGCGGCACAGCGAATTGCGGCAACCTGGACCGCCACCGCGATCGCAGAATCGTTTCGCGACGAAGGCAAAGACGTGCTGTTGTTGATGGATTCGGTCACGCGTCTTGCGATGGCCCAACGTGAACTCGGACTCGCCTCAGGCGAACCGCCCACCACGCGTGGTTATCCGCCCAGCGTTTTTAATCTGCTGCCGCAGGTGGTCGAACGCGCCGGTCGAACCAACCTCGGTTCGATCACCGCGTTCTACACCGTGTTGGTTGAAGGAGACGATCACAACGAACCGATTGCCGATACGCTCCGTGGGTTGCTCGATGGCCATATCGTGCTCAGCCGCGACTTGGCCGCTCAAGCACAATGGCCTCCGATCGATGTGCTGCAGAGTCTGAGCCGACTGCAAACCCATCTCATCTCTCCAGCAACGTTGAAAGCCGCAAGCGCGGCGAGACGCTACTTGAGCGACTACAAAAAGAATGCGGATCTCATTTCCATCGGCGCCTATCGAAACGGAAGCGACCCCAATGTCGATCGTGCGATTTCGATGCGTGAACCATTGAAACGGTTTCTCTCACAAGATTCCGGAGACATCGCCCCAATGGAGCAATCCTTGGCGGTGCTCGAAGCGTTGATCACGAGCCAAGTAGGGTTGAATCCTCAAAACGCTGCGGCGCCCCATTCTCCACCCGCAAATCCGCAGCCCGGATCGGCGCCCTCGGCGAGTTAG
- a CDS encoding FliH/SctL family protein, whose amino-acid sequence MAIVLKSERPSDPTNAARSVTGLAGFNLDDLADAGRSRIDECRKQVAAMLDEAKKEAELIRKQAHQKGYQEGLAQAAIDSDKKIKTQAETLAADSLKIIHNAVEQLHRIHEDWMQQYADSLTSIAIAAAEKVIRHKLDGDETILVRWAEEALRSTRSATRLILAVHPETLVNLGQVFDELLASPDLPEQTMVEPDETIARDAVVVRQPGGEIRAGLDEQLLRLQELLV is encoded by the coding sequence ATGGCCATCGTTTTAAAATCGGAACGTCCGTCGGACCCCACCAATGCCGCACGCAGTGTGACCGGATTGGCAGGCTTCAACCTGGACGACCTCGCCGACGCGGGACGTAGCCGCATTGACGAATGCCGCAAACAAGTGGCCGCGATGCTCGACGAAGCGAAAAAAGAAGCGGAGTTGATTCGCAAACAAGCGCATCAAAAGGGGTACCAGGAAGGGCTCGCCCAGGCCGCCATCGATTCCGATAAAAAGATCAAGACCCAAGCGGAAACTCTGGCGGCCGATTCGCTGAAAATCATCCATAACGCGGTCGAGCAGTTGCACCGAATCCACGAGGATTGGATGCAGCAATACGCCGACTCGTTGACGTCGATCGCGATCGCGGCCGCAGAAAAAGTGATCCGTCACAAACTCGATGGCGACGAAACCATCCTTGTGCGTTGGGCCGAAGAGGCACTGCGCAGCACGCGATCGGCGACTCGATTGATTTTGGCGGTCCATCCCGAAACGTTGGTCAACCTCGGTCAAGTCTTTGACGAATTGCTGGCGTCACCCGACTTGCCGGAACAAACCATGGTGGAACCGGACGAAACGATCGCGCGCGATGCGGTCGTCGTCCGACAACCCGGCGGCGAGATCCGAGCGGGACTCGACGAACAACTGCTGCGATTACAGGAGTTGTTGGTATGA
- a CDS encoding ATPase, with protein MSHLWIDPNRCESLAILVESVASVLLTQNSAPICLEVDIASSLKLPANPNQTVDLIRTMVMQAVAEMQQGGELTITAVDGPNGIELEIADTGRAVELRETRIPFAVAAVGARIRWQNCPQGGAAATIVFRPQQGAARIAA; from the coding sequence ATGTCACATCTTTGGATCGACCCGAACCGCTGCGAATCTTTAGCGATTCTTGTCGAATCGGTGGCATCCGTGTTACTGACTCAAAACTCGGCCCCGATTTGCTTAGAAGTCGACATCGCTTCCTCGCTAAAACTGCCCGCAAACCCCAACCAAACGGTCGATCTGATCCGCACCATGGTGATGCAAGCGGTCGCGGAGATGCAGCAGGGGGGCGAATTGACGATTACAGCCGTCGATGGGCCAAACGGGATTGAATTGGAGATTGCCGACACGGGCCGCGCTGTCGAACTACGTGAAACCCGCATTCCGTTTGCCGTGGCGGCGGTGGGAGCACGAATTCGTTGGCAAAATTGTCCCCAAGGCGGGGCTGCGGCCACCATCGTCTTCCGGCCACAACAAGGGGCTGCTCGCATCGCAGCGTAA
- the fliJ gene encoding flagellar export protein FliJ gives MKYEFRFASILDLRQRERDEAGGLVGEANAAIAKIESQIEDLQQQRQTALSEQVEARIGGIAVDQLLAKGRYNLQLQAEIYGLEQTRVKLDEELQRRQQRLRDAETEVKKFQRMKEIDFNQHQQEMNRREQIEIDEMNNRRFAIASQKARDADHR, from the coding sequence ATGAAATACGAATTTCGTTTTGCATCGATCCTAGACCTTCGTCAACGTGAACGTGACGAAGCGGGAGGACTCGTCGGCGAAGCCAATGCGGCGATTGCCAAGATCGAGAGTCAAATCGAAGACCTTCAGCAGCAACGGCAAACGGCCTTGAGTGAACAAGTCGAAGCACGCATCGGTGGCATCGCCGTCGACCAATTGCTTGCCAAAGGACGTTACAACCTACAACTGCAAGCCGAAATTTACGGGCTAGAACAAACTCGCGTGAAACTCGACGAAGAGCTTCAACGACGACAACAGCGACTTCGCGATGCGGAAACCGAAGTCAAGAAATTTCAGCGGATGAAGGAAATTGATTTCAACCAACATCAGCAGGAAATGAATCGTCGCGAACAAATCGAAATCGACGAAATGAACAATCGACGGTTTGCGATTGCAAGCCAAAAAGCACGCGACGCGGACCATCGCTAG